The following DNA comes from Leptolyngbyaceae cyanobacterium.
TAGTAGTTTCACCAGAAAATGTACGGGAACAAGTAAAGCGAAAATTGCGATCGCTCTGCCAACGCTACGATCTACCAATCCAAGATTAATTCGCCATCTCATAGGGGCAATCACCAATGATTGCCCCGCCCCCGTACCCAAAAGCCTTTATCATAAAAAATGCAATCAAAACAACCCTATGCTGCCCTTCATTCGCTCAGACCTAGCCCAACTCACCGCCTACACACCTCACCCAGGTGGCACTTCCGGCGAACCTGTCAAATCGGAAACTAGTATCGATCGCCTCGATACCAATGAAAGCCCCTTTGATTTTCCCATCGAGTTAAAAGAAAAACTTGCTTGGACATATCAGCAAATCGTCGAAAACAACCGTTATCCAGATGGCGCTTACCTCAATCTCAAAAATGCGATCGCAGAATACGCCAACGAATCAGCATCCTCCCTTCACACCCCCATCACCTCAGATCGTATCTCCGTTGGTAACGGTTCCGATGAACTAATTCGATCTCTATTAATTGCCACTTGCTTAAAAGGCGAAGGCTCAATCCTCGTAGCCAATCCCACCTTTTCCATGTATGGCATATTAGCCGAAACGTTAGGGATTCCCGTTGTCAAAGTTAATCGAAATGAAGATAACTTTGCCATTAATTTAGAAGCAGCCCAAACAGCGATTCAACAAACACAAAATCCCCCCATTCGCGTAGTGTTTGTCGTTCATCCCAACTCACCCACAGCCAATCCCTTAACCCCACCAGAATTAGATTGGTTAAGAAGTTTACCCGAACAGATTCTCGTAGTAATTGATGAAGCCTATTTTGAATTTAGTCAAACCAGCGTCATCGGTGAATTACTACAACGTCCCAACTGGGTAATTTTGCGGACATTTTCCAAAGCATTTCGCTTAGCAGCCCATCGGGTAGGATATGCGATCGCCCATCCCGAATTAGTCATTGCACTGGAAAAAGTTCGCTTACCATACAACCTTCCCAGTCTTTCCCAAGCCGCTGCCTTACTTGCCCTTAATCATCGTCAATTACTATTAGCAGCCATTCCCCAAATCCTAGCAGAACGCCACCGATTAATAGAAAATTTATCACAAATTTCCTCACTCAAAATTTGGCCGAGTTCAGCCAACTTTATCTACCTCCGCCTTAGCGAACCCGATCCTAATTTCAATCAAACCAAATTGACCAATTTAGTACAACAACTCAAATCCCAAGGCACTCTGATCAGGCATATCAGCGGTGGATTACGGATTACCGTCGGCACTCCCGAAGAAAATCAACGAACTATCGAACGTCT
Coding sequences within:
- a CDS encoding histidinol-phosphate transaminase, which codes for MLPFIRSDLAQLTAYTPHPGGTSGEPVKSETSIDRLDTNESPFDFPIELKEKLAWTYQQIVENNRYPDGAYLNLKNAIAEYANESASSLHTPITSDRISVGNGSDELIRSLLIATCLKGEGSILVANPTFSMYGILAETLGIPVVKVNRNEDNFAINLEAAQTAIQQTQNPPIRVVFVVHPNSPTANPLTPPELDWLRSLPEQILVVIDEAYFEFSQTSVIGELLQRPNWVILRTFSKAFRLAAHRVGYAIAHPELVIALEKVRLPYNLPSLSQAAALLALNHRQLLLAAIPQILAERHRLIENLSQISSLKIWPSSANFIYLRLSEPDPNFNQTKLTNLVQQLKSQGTLIRHISGGLRITVGTPEENQRTIERLKTWLANQS